In the Maribacter sp. MJ134 genome, one interval contains:
- a CDS encoding patatin-like phospholipase family protein, giving the protein MFCLGSTLSAQVSNDSKDIKVGLVLSGGGAKGLAHIGALKVIEEAGVQIDYIGGTSMGAIVGALYASGYSASELDSLFRNTDFYGLIQDNLPRNAKTFYEKEDSERYALTLPFDGFKVAVPPAYSGGQNIYNELIRLLYHVKDTDDFSQLPIPFVCVATDIETGKEVVLNSGYLPEAIMASGTLPSLFEPSTIDDKVLIDGGVVNNYPIDKVKEMGADVIIGVDVQHGLSNREELLSATEILLQINNYRTVEDMVEKKAKTDIYIKPQIENYSVIEFNKANEIIKSGEAAAVQKFSQLQKIASNSIKDKEPFTAIGLNDSIMINRLMITGDDNHTRGYVKGKLRFKLGEKVTFKKLQQGISNLSATGNFSTNRYKLVSNGLGEDLILRLEESPNKTFLRIGAHYDDLYKSAAILNFTKKDLAFKNDVVSFDLILGDNVRYNFEYYIDKGSYWSFGINSRFNDFEEEIDFNIIRNNFDVPIGTNVNTINLDVTDFTNQIYVQTVLKEEFAFELGVEHKFLKYSSRTLADFSNAPAENALTLGSSERAMFEKSNYFSTYGNLRLDTYDDKYFPTKGLFFDGDFHYYLLSSDFNENFKDFSVSKARMGMAFPLAKNLSLNVESEGGFKLGTSSVTSFDFVLGGFGTNLINNFIPFYGYDFLSLPGNSFVKAYARLDYEFAKKNHFLFAANFANVEDDIFRTGEWFTSPDFSGYGVGYGWESFLGPVQVIYSWSPEGDNSNIFFSLGYWF; this is encoded by the coding sequence ATGTTCTGCTTAGGTTCAACATTAAGCGCCCAGGTATCCAATGACTCAAAAGATATTAAGGTTGGTTTAGTTTTAAGTGGAGGCGGGGCCAAGGGACTAGCGCATATTGGTGCTTTAAAGGTAATTGAAGAAGCTGGCGTGCAGATAGATTATATAGGAGGTACTAGCATGGGTGCCATAGTAGGGGCTTTATATGCCTCGGGATATTCTGCATCAGAACTAGATTCCTTATTTAGAAATACCGATTTCTATGGTCTTATACAGGATAACCTACCTAGAAATGCGAAAACGTTCTATGAGAAGGAAGACTCCGAACGTTACGCATTAACATTGCCTTTTGATGGTTTTAAAGTTGCAGTACCTCCCGCTTATTCTGGTGGTCAAAATATTTATAACGAGCTTATACGTCTTCTGTACCATGTAAAGGATACAGATGATTTTTCGCAGTTGCCTATTCCGTTTGTGTGTGTGGCAACTGATATTGAAACCGGCAAAGAAGTGGTGCTGAATTCGGGTTATTTGCCAGAGGCAATTATGGCTAGCGGAACACTACCTTCTCTTTTTGAGCCTTCCACGATAGATGATAAGGTTCTAATAGATGGCGGTGTTGTCAATAACTATCCTATAGACAAAGTAAAAGAAATGGGCGCTGATGTAATTATCGGTGTTGACGTTCAGCACGGACTGTCCAATAGAGAGGAGCTACTTTCGGCCACGGAAATCCTATTACAGATCAATAATTACAGAACTGTGGAGGATATGGTCGAGAAAAAGGCCAAAACGGATATTTACATCAAACCTCAAATTGAAAATTATTCGGTCATAGAGTTCAATAAGGCGAATGAAATAATAAAGAGCGGAGAGGCAGCTGCGGTTCAAAAGTTTAGTCAATTGCAGAAAATCGCTTCAAACTCGATAAAGGATAAAGAACCGTTCACTGCTATAGGATTAAATGATTCTATCATGATAAATAGATTGATGATTACCGGAGATGATAATCATACCAGAGGATATGTTAAGGGAAAACTTAGGTTTAAATTAGGTGAGAAGGTTACATTTAAGAAATTACAGCAAGGAATAAGCAATCTTTCCGCCACAGGTAATTTTAGCACTAACCGATACAAATTGGTTTCAAATGGTCTTGGGGAAGATTTAATTTTAAGACTTGAAGAATCTCCTAACAAAACTTTTCTGAGAATCGGCGCGCATTATGACGATTTATACAAAAGTGCTGCCATTCTTAATTTTACCAAGAAAGATTTGGCCTTTAAAAATGATGTGGTCTCATTTGATTTAATTTTGGGGGACAATGTGAGGTATAATTTTGAATATTATATAGACAAAGGGAGCTATTGGAGTTTTGGGATAAATTCTAGATTCAATGATTTTGAAGAAGAAATAGACTTCAATATCATAAGGAATAATTTTGATGTTCCCATAGGTACCAATGTTAACACTATAAATCTGGATGTCACGGATTTTACCAATCAGATATATGTGCAAACTGTGCTAAAAGAAGAGTTTGCTTTCGAATTGGGGGTTGAGCATAAATTTTTAAAATACAGTTCTAGAACTTTAGCGGACTTCTCTAACGCACCTGCAGAGAACGCACTTACTCTAGGTTCTTCAGAGCGGGCCATGTTTGAAAAAAGCAACTATTTCAGCACCTACGGTAATTTGAGATTAGACACCTATGACGATAAATACTTCCCTACTAAAGGATTGTTTTTTGACGGTGACTTTCATTATTATCTGTTATCGTCGGATTTTAATGAAAATTTTAAAGATTTTTCTGTTTCAAAGGCAAGAATGGGAATGGCTTTTCCCTTGGCTAAAAACCTGTCCCTTAATGTAGAGTCAGAAGGCGGCTTTAAGCTGGGGACTTCTAGTGTTACTTCGTTCGACTTTGTCCTTGGTGGTTTTGGCACTAATTTAATTAACAATTTTATTCCTTTTTATGGGTACGACTTTTTAAGTTTGCCAGGAAATAGTTTTGTAAAGGCGTATGCAAGGTTAGACTATGAATTTGCCAAGAAAAATCATTTTTTGTTCGCTGCAAATTTTGCGAACGTAGAAGATGATATATTCAGAACAGGTGAATGGTTTACTAGCCCGGACTTTTCGGGCTATGGTGTTGGTTATGGTTGGGAATCTTTCCTAGGCCCGGTTCAGGTGATTTATTCTTGGTCGCCAGAAGGAGATAATTCCAATATCTTCTTCAGTCTTGGATATTGGTTCTAG
- a CDS encoding TraR/DksA family transcriptional regulator — protein MAQDLKVRYSDKDLAEFKSLIEEKIEKAKSHLELLKSAYMNDGNNGTDDTSPTFKAFEEGSETMSKEANTQLAIRQEKFIRDLKNAILRIENKTYGICRVTGKLINKERLKLVPHATLSIEAKNMQK, from the coding sequence ATGGCACAAGATTTAAAAGTAAGATACTCCGATAAGGATTTAGCGGAATTCAAATCGCTTATTGAAGAAAAGATAGAGAAAGCGAAAAGTCATTTAGAGCTCCTAAAAAGCGCCTATATGAACGATGGTAATAATGGCACGGACGATACATCGCCTACATTTAAAGCTTTTGAAGAGGGCTCCGAGACGATGAGTAAGGAGGCAAATACCCAATTAGCGATAAGACAGGAGAAGTTTATAAGGGATTTAAAGAATGCAATCCTGCGCATAGAGAATAAGACTTACGGCATATGTAGGGTAACCGGAAAACTAATAAATAAAGAACGCCTAAAATTGGTTCCGCATGCTACGCTGAGCATCGAAGCCAAGAACATGCAAAAATAA
- a CDS encoding 5-formyltetrahydrofolate cyclo-ligase codes for MLKKDLRIKYSELRKSLTPAQLASQSLSISNNALQLPIWSFDYYHIFLPIQEKMEIDTVNIISILQGKDKNIVVPKIKAKTSLEHYLLTDSTLFVTNSWGVPEPVDGILIEPKKIDVVFLPLLAFDKMGNRLGYGKGFYDQFLKECRPDVLKIGLSVFEAEIGIDDVNNDDVPLDFCITPEKNYTFKAS; via the coding sequence ATGTTGAAGAAAGATTTACGCATAAAATATTCTGAGCTCAGAAAATCGCTTACCCCTGCGCAATTAGCTTCACAAAGCTTAAGCATTTCCAATAACGCACTTCAACTTCCTATTTGGTCATTTGACTACTACCATATCTTTCTCCCCATACAAGAGAAAATGGAAATTGATACAGTGAACATTATATCCATCTTACAAGGCAAGGACAAGAACATCGTCGTACCTAAAATTAAAGCTAAAACTTCCTTAGAACATTATTTATTAACCGACAGTACGCTCTTTGTAACGAATAGTTGGGGAGTGCCCGAACCAGTGGACGGTATCCTTATAGAGCCAAAAAAAATAGATGTCGTCTTCTTACCATTACTTGCTTTTGACAAAATGGGCAACAGATTAGGTTACGGCAAGGGGTTTTACGATCAGTTTTTAAAGGAATGCAGGCCCGACGTGCTTAAAATTGGGCTTTCCGTTTTTGAGGCAGAAATTGGTATTGACGATGTGAATAATGATGACGTTCCTTTAGATTTTTGTATTACACCAGAAAAGAATTATACTTTTAAAGCATCCTGA
- the uvrC gene encoding excinuclease ABC subunit UvrC codes for MSKIPIDVQLTSLPTSPGVYQFYDLEGTILYVGKAKNLKKRVSSYFTKNHEYGKTRVLVKKIETIKHIVVPTESDALLLENNFIKKYRPRYNVLLKDDKSYPWICLKNERFPRLFPTRKLIKDGSEYFGPYTSMKTVRTLLDLIKSVYPLRTCKYDLSREKIEAGKYKVCLEYHLGNCKGPCEDLQTEEEYNRQISDIREIVKGNFKSSLQYFKGQMKTLAAEMRFEEAQQIKEKIDILENYQVKSTIVNPKISNVDVFSIISDNAFAYVNFLQLSHGSIVRSHTMEIKKKLDEKDEELLQLAIVEIRQRFNSKSKELYLPFKVTLDTDLKITLPKLGDKKRILELSERNAKFFRQERFNQIKIIDPDRHANRIMAQMQKDLRLSSEPRHIECFDNSNIQGSNPVAACVVFRNGKPSKKEYRHYNIKTVTGPDDFASMEEVVYRRYKRLLEEEVPLPQLIVIDGGKGQLSSALKSLDILGLRGKIAIIGIAKRLEEIYFPEDPIPLYLDKKSESLKIIQQLRNEAHRFGITFHRNKRSKAAINSELEGIKGIGEKTAKELLKNFKSVKRIKEASLPSITEVIGAAKAKIVYETFH; via the coding sequence ATGTCTAAAATCCCTATTGATGTTCAATTAACTTCGCTCCCTACAAGTCCGGGAGTATACCAATTTTATGATTTGGAGGGTACCATATTGTATGTAGGCAAGGCTAAGAATTTAAAAAAAAGAGTATCGTCCTATTTTACCAAAAATCATGAATATGGGAAGACTAGGGTATTGGTCAAGAAAATAGAGACCATTAAGCATATCGTAGTTCCTACAGAATCGGATGCATTATTACTGGAAAATAATTTTATAAAGAAGTATAGACCACGCTATAATGTACTGCTTAAGGATGACAAGTCCTATCCCTGGATCTGTTTAAAGAACGAAAGATTTCCGAGGCTGTTTCCAACCCGGAAATTGATAAAGGACGGTTCTGAATATTTTGGCCCATATACAAGCATGAAAACCGTTCGCACACTGTTAGATCTTATAAAGAGTGTCTATCCGTTACGAACCTGTAAGTATGATCTTTCCCGAGAAAAAATAGAGGCGGGGAAGTACAAAGTCTGTCTAGAATACCATTTAGGAAATTGTAAGGGCCCGTGCGAAGACCTCCAGACAGAGGAGGAGTACAACAGGCAAATTTCTGATATCAGGGAGATTGTAAAGGGGAACTTTAAATCTTCCTTACAATACTTCAAGGGTCAAATGAAAACTTTGGCTGCGGAAATGCGTTTTGAGGAGGCCCAGCAGATAAAGGAAAAGATAGATATCTTAGAAAATTATCAAGTAAAATCTACCATTGTAAATCCTAAGATCAGTAATGTGGATGTATTCTCCATTATTTCGGACAATGCGTTTGCCTATGTGAATTTCCTTCAACTCTCGCACGGATCCATCGTCCGATCACATACGATGGAAATAAAGAAAAAATTGGACGAGAAAGACGAAGAACTTTTACAATTGGCCATTGTTGAGATTAGACAGCGTTTTAATTCCAAGTCCAAGGAGCTTTACCTTCCTTTTAAGGTAACACTAGATACGGATTTGAAAATTACGCTTCCAAAGTTGGGTGATAAGAAAAGGATATTGGAGCTTTCCGAGCGAAACGCGAAGTTTTTTAGGCAAGAGCGATTTAATCAAATAAAGATTATAGACCCGGACCGGCATGCCAATAGAATTATGGCTCAAATGCAGAAAGACTTAAGGTTATCTTCGGAACCTAGGCATATAGAATGTTTTGATAATAGTAATATACAGGGGAGTAATCCTGTAGCGGCCTGCGTGGTATTTAGAAACGGGAAACCATCTAAAAAAGAATATAGACATTATAATATAAAAACCGTAACAGGACCGGATGATTTTGCTTCAATGGAAGAGGTGGTTTACAGAAGGTATAAAAGATTGTTAGAGGAAGAAGTGCCTTTGCCACAGCTCATTGTTATCGATGGTGGAAAGGGGCAGTTGTCCTCGGCTTTGAAAAGCTTGGATATTTTAGGGTTAAGGGGTAAAATCGCGATCATTGGAATAGCCAAAAGGCTTGAAGAAATTTACTTTCCCGAAGACCCAATACCGCTTTATTTGGATAAGAAATCTGAAAGCCTAAAAATAATTCAACAATTGCGTAACGAGGCACACAGATTCGGGATTACTTTTCACAGAAATAAAAGAAGTAAAGCCGCAATAAATTCCGAACTTGAGGGCATTAAGGGAATAGGAGAAAAAACGGCAAAAGAGTTACTGAAGAATTTTAAGTCCGTAAAAAGGATAAAAGAAGCATCATTGCCAAGTATAACGGAAGTCATTGGAGCGGCCAAAGCCAAAATTGTTTATGAGACCTTTCATTAA
- a CDS encoding tryptophan 2,3-dioxygenase family protein, translating into MEEKEKIQSQILKLEEKYKDSGQDLSSYLDGLLYQRYLTYWDYIHLDTLLSLQVPRTHFPDEEIFIMYHQITELYFKLILHEQKQLVDDKSQRIDFFLEKVRRINSYYTALISSFGIMIKGMEREQFLQYRMALLPASGFQSAQYRMIELYATPLENLVHHTKRGDFSSKNSIEELYENIYWKKGATDIATGEKTLTLKQFEYRYTPRLIRISKQVKDSTIYHKYLSLSKEHRENTELVEALKSLDVNANVNWPLMHMGSAHRYLGKESGNLDATGGTNWKNYLPPSFQKIVFFPKIYTEQELNEWGKQWVDHIFNPDKISN; encoded by the coding sequence ATGGAGGAAAAGGAGAAGATTCAATCTCAAATCTTAAAACTTGAAGAAAAATATAAAGATTCAGGCCAAGATCTCAGCTCCTATCTAGACGGCTTATTATACCAACGCTATCTTACGTATTGGGACTATATTCACTTAGATACGCTACTTAGTCTCCAGGTTCCCAGAACGCACTTTCCCGATGAGGAAATCTTCATCATGTACCATCAGATTACGGAGCTTTACTTTAAGCTCATCTTACACGAGCAAAAACAACTTGTTGACGATAAATCCCAGCGGATAGATTTTTTTCTTGAAAAGGTAAGACGGATAAACAGCTATTATACCGCTTTGATCTCCTCCTTTGGTATTATGATAAAGGGAATGGAGCGCGAACAATTTCTACAATACAGAATGGCTTTGCTCCCGGCCAGTGGTTTCCAATCCGCTCAGTATAGGATGATAGAGCTCTATGCAACGCCTTTGGAGAATTTGGTCCATCATACAAAAAGAGGAGATTTCTCGTCTAAAAATTCTATTGAGGAACTTTATGAGAATATCTATTGGAAAAAGGGAGCTACAGATATTGCAACGGGTGAAAAGACGCTTACGTTAAAACAGTTTGAATATAGATACACGCCACGTCTTATCCGAATTTCCAAACAAGTTAAGGATAGCACCATTTACCACAAATACCTGTCGCTTTCAAAAGAGCATCGGGAAAATACGGAATTGGTAGAAGCTTTAAAGAGTCTGGATGTAAATGCAAATGTGAACTGGCCTTTGATGCATATGGGTTCTGCACATCGGTATTTAGGGAAAGAATCGGGAAATCTAGATGCTACGGGGGGTACTAACTGGAAAAATTATCTTCCCCCTAGTTTTCAGAAAATAGTTTTTTTTCCGAAGATTTATACAGAACAAGAGTTGAATGAATGGGGTAAGCAATGGGTAGACCATATTTTTAACCCTGATAAAATAAGTAATTAG
- a CDS encoding lipoprotein signal peptidase: MNIKKSVLLIILILIIDQWSKIYIKTHFVLGESVDVFNWFKILFIENEGAAWGAKLSDILPISDSIGKLILTIFRLFAIFGIGYWLYDVIKKESSRTLIVAVSLIFAGALGNILDSVFYGVVFNDSYNEVASLFSSEPYGQLFYGKVVDMLYFPMVDATWPQWVPFFGGENFRFFEPVFNIADTAISTGVGILLVFNKRAFKKEDEENETVLESSETSDDQDALKV, from the coding sequence ATGAACATTAAAAAATCGGTTTTACTCATAATATTGATTCTTATCATAGACCAATGGAGTAAAATCTATATCAAGACACATTTTGTTCTAGGGGAATCGGTAGATGTATTTAATTGGTTCAAGATACTCTTTATTGAAAATGAAGGTGCCGCATGGGGCGCTAAGTTGAGTGATATACTTCCCATATCGGATAGTATAGGAAAATTGATTCTCACTATTTTTAGGCTGTTCGCTATTTTCGGAATAGGTTATTGGCTTTACGATGTTATTAAAAAGGAGTCTTCTAGAACTTTGATTGTGGCGGTTTCCTTGATTTTTGCCGGTGCTTTGGGCAACATTCTGGATTCGGTTTTCTACGGTGTTGTTTTTAATGATAGTTACAATGAGGTGGCCAGTTTATTTTCTAGTGAACCCTATGGACAACTCTTTTATGGCAAGGTGGTAGATATGTTATATTTCCCAATGGTCGATGCTACTTGGCCTCAATGGGTGCCGTTCTTTGGGGGAGAGAATTTTAGATTCTTTGAGCCCGTTTTTAATATAGCGGATACGGCCATAAGTACGGGAGTTGGAATACTGCTCGTTTTTAATAAGAGGGCTTTTAAGAAAGAAGATGAAGAAAATGAGACTGTTTTGGAGTCTTCCGAAACAAGTGATGATCAGGATGCTTTAAAAGTATAA
- the ileS gene encoding isoleucine--tRNA ligase, whose product MKFEEYKGLNLPKVAEEVLSYWKEKDIFEKSISSREGKERYVFFEGPPSANGMPGIHHVMARTIKDIFPRYKTMKGFQVKRKAGWDTHGLPIELGVEKELGITKEDIGTKISVEEYNAACKKAVMRYTDVWNSMTEKVGYWVDMEDPYITYKSKYMESVWWLLKQIYDKGLIYKGYTIQPYSPKAGTGLSSHELNQPGTYQDVTDTTVTAQFKAVEETLPDFLQNEGDIYFLAWTTTPWTLPSNTALTVGAKIDYVLVETYNQYTFEPINVILAKNLVNKQFSGKFYEVKEKPQLLEYKSGDKKIPFYIVKEFTGKDLLEIRYEQLIDYVLPYENAENAFRVIAGDFVTTEDGTGIVHTAPTFGADDALVAKQAVPEIPPLLVLDENGNTVPLVDLQGKFRPELKEFGGKYVKNEYYEDGKAPERSIDVEIAIKLKEENKAFKVEKYVHSYPNCWRTDKPILYYPLDSWFIKVTDIKDRMFTLNQTINWKPKATGEGRFGNWLANANDWNLSRSRYWGIPLPIWRTEDGSEQLMIGSVAELKAEMEKAISAGVLEKDIFEDFVIGDMSEDNYEKIDLHKNIVDQITLVSATGKPMRRESDLIDVWFDSGSMPYAQWHYPFENKDLIDKGETFPADFIAEGVDQTRGWFYTLHAIGTMVFDSVAYKNVVSNGLVLDKEGKKMSKRLGNAVDPFETMDEHGADATRWYMISNANPWDNLKFDSDGIVEVKRKFFGTLYNTYSFFALYANIDAFSYAEEHIPVSERPEIDRWILSELNSLIQLVDASYADYEPTKATRAISDFVQEHLSNWYVRLCRRRFWKGDYQKDKIAAYQTLYTCLVTISKLSAPVAPFFMDQLYRDLVGATNSENSESVHLADFPVADSRLIDKGLETKMSKAQTISSLVLSIRQKEKIKVRQPLQKIMIPVLDENDKKDILAVSDLIKSEVNVKEIELLDDASGILVKRIKPNFKTLGPKYGKDMKQVAQLVSNFTQEDIQKIEQQGELTIQLENKNSILQLQDVEISSQDIEGWLVANSGKITVALDITITDNLRKEGIARELVNRIQNLRKESGFEVTDKIAVKILKDGFVEQAVSSNMEYIKTETLTAELDLEEKLEVGTDIAFDEVNTKLFIEKH is encoded by the coding sequence ATGAAGTTCGAAGAATATAAGGGATTAAATTTACCAAAGGTTGCAGAAGAAGTTCTAAGCTACTGGAAAGAGAAGGATATTTTTGAAAAAAGTATTTCCTCTAGAGAAGGAAAAGAACGCTATGTTTTTTTTGAAGGACCACCTTCTGCCAACGGAATGCCCGGAATACACCACGTTATGGCACGTACGATCAAGGATATCTTTCCTAGATATAAGACCATGAAAGGATTTCAGGTAAAGCGAAAGGCTGGTTGGGATACCCATGGATTGCCCATTGAGTTGGGTGTTGAAAAGGAATTGGGCATTACCAAAGAAGATATAGGCACTAAAATATCCGTAGAAGAATACAATGCTGCCTGTAAAAAAGCCGTGATGCGCTATACCGATGTTTGGAATAGCATGACCGAAAAAGTAGGCTATTGGGTTGATATGGAAGACCCCTATATTACCTACAAGTCCAAATACATGGAATCGGTATGGTGGTTGTTAAAACAGATTTACGATAAAGGTCTAATATATAAAGGGTACACCATACAACCCTATTCACCAAAGGCTGGTACCGGGCTTAGTTCTCATGAGCTTAATCAGCCAGGCACCTATCAAGATGTAACCGATACTACGGTAACAGCCCAGTTCAAAGCCGTTGAGGAGACGCTACCGGATTTTTTACAGAACGAAGGGGATATTTATTTCTTAGCATGGACGACCACACCGTGGACGCTTCCCTCTAATACGGCTTTGACCGTAGGTGCAAAAATTGATTACGTTTTAGTTGAAACGTACAATCAGTATACTTTTGAGCCTATAAATGTGATACTGGCCAAAAATTTGGTGAACAAGCAGTTTTCGGGTAAGTTCTACGAGGTTAAAGAAAAGCCGCAACTCTTGGAATACAAGTCAGGAGACAAAAAAATTCCGTTTTATATAGTCAAGGAATTTACAGGAAAAGATTTACTGGAAATCAGATATGAACAGCTTATCGACTATGTCTTGCCTTATGAAAATGCCGAAAACGCTTTTCGTGTCATTGCTGGGGATTTCGTGACCACTGAAGATGGTACGGGTATAGTGCATACAGCACCCACATTTGGAGCCGATGATGCTTTGGTCGCTAAACAGGCCGTTCCGGAAATTCCGCCATTATTGGTATTGGATGAGAATGGGAACACCGTGCCATTAGTGGATTTGCAAGGTAAATTTAGACCCGAATTAAAAGAATTTGGCGGAAAATATGTCAAGAACGAATACTACGAAGATGGTAAGGCCCCGGAACGTTCTATTGATGTTGAAATAGCGATTAAGCTTAAGGAAGAGAACAAGGCTTTTAAGGTAGAGAAATACGTGCATAGTTATCCCAATTGTTGGAGAACCGATAAACCGATTCTATACTATCCTTTAGATTCTTGGTTTATTAAGGTGACGGATATAAAAGACCGTATGTTCACTCTTAATCAGACTATAAATTGGAAGCCAAAAGCCACTGGAGAGGGCAGATTTGGAAACTGGCTGGCCAATGCAAATGACTGGAACCTGTCGCGCTCCCGTTATTGGGGAATTCCTTTACCGATATGGCGTACGGAAGATGGTTCTGAGCAATTAATGATAGGCTCTGTGGCAGAGTTAAAGGCAGAAATGGAGAAAGCCATTTCTGCAGGAGTATTGGAAAAAGATATTTTTGAGGATTTTGTCATTGGTGATATGTCCGAGGACAACTATGAGAAAATAGATTTACATAAGAATATTGTAGATCAGATTACATTGGTCTCGGCCACGGGAAAACCTATGCGACGAGAGAGTGATTTGATAGATGTGTGGTTCGATAGTGGCTCCATGCCCTATGCGCAATGGCACTACCCTTTTGAGAATAAGGATTTGATTGATAAAGGTGAAACCTTTCCGGCAGATTTCATTGCAGAAGGAGTAGACCAAACTCGTGGCTGGTTTTATACGCTTCACGCTATCGGGACCATGGTTTTTGATTCGGTAGCCTATAAAAATGTAGTTTCCAATGGTTTGGTATTGGATAAAGAGGGCAAAAAGATGTCTAAGCGTCTAGGTAATGCCGTAGACCCTTTTGAGACTATGGACGAGCATGGTGCGGACGCTACCCGTTGGTATATGATCAGTAATGCCAACCCATGGGATAATTTAAAATTCGATTCGGATGGTATCGTTGAGGTAAAGCGTAAGTTCTTTGGAACTTTATACAATACGTATTCCTTCTTTGCATTGTACGCGAATATAGACGCATTTTCTTATGCCGAGGAGCACATACCGGTTTCGGAAAGACCTGAAATAGATCGTTGGATTTTATCGGAACTGAACTCGTTGATACAGTTAGTGGATGCCTCTTATGCCGATTATGAGCCTACCAAGGCAACAAGGGCCATATCGGATTTCGTTCAAGAGCATCTAAGTAATTGGTATGTTCGCCTCTGTAGAAGACGTTTTTGGAAAGGAGACTACCAGAAAGACAAAATTGCCGCTTACCAGACGCTCTATACCTGTTTGGTGACAATTTCTAAGCTATCTGCCCCTGTGGCTCCATTTTTTATGGACCAATTGTATAGGGATTTAGTGGGCGCAACCAATTCTGAAAATTCGGAGAGCGTTCATTTGGCAGATTTTCCGGTGGCGGATAGCCGTTTAATCGATAAAGGATTGGAAACCAAGATGAGCAAGGCCCAGACTATTTCGTCCCTTGTACTATCTATACGTCAAAAGGAAAAGATAAAGGTAAGACAGCCGCTACAAAAAATAATGATTCCCGTCCTTGATGAAAACGATAAAAAAGATATTCTTGCCGTTTCAGATTTGATAAAATCAGAAGTAAACGTGAAGGAAATAGAACTTTTAGACGATGCTTCGGGGATTTTGGTCAAGCGCATAAAACCTAATTTTAAGACCTTAGGTCCAAAATACGGGAAGGATATGAAGCAAGTTGCCCAGTTGGTAAGCAACTTTACACAGGAGGATATCCAAAAAATTGAACAGCAGGGCGAATTAACCATTCAACTAGAAAATAAAAATAGTATTTTACAGTTACAGGATGTAGAGATTAGCTCTCAGGATATTGAAGGTTGGTTAGTGGCAAATTCAGGCAAGATTACAGTTGCCCTGGACATTACCATTACCGATAATCTTAGAAAAGAAGGCATCGCTAGGGAATTAGTGAACAGAATTCAAAACTTGAGGAAGGAATCTGGTTTTGAAGTTACCGATAAAATAGCGGTGAAGATTTTAAAGGACGGTTTTGTAGAACAGGCGGTTTCCAGCAATATGGAATACATTAAGACAGAAACGCTGACGGCAGAACTCGATTTAGAAGAAAAATTAGAGGTGGGCACTGATATTGCCTTTGATGAGGTGAACACTAAATTGTTTATAGAAAAACATTAA
- a CDS encoding DUF3108 domain-containing protein, translating to MKRTFLIICLVAFYGLSAQNTQSAFDSGEWLKFRMHYGFLNASYATLQVKNAKIDSIPVYHVVGHGETTGVASWFFKVDDTYESYFDKHDGKPYRFIRKINEGGYTKDVEINFDHEKDKAVLNDKKNKKKFNFALQDSIQDLISAFYFLRNNYSPKDLTKGETIDLKMLYDDDGIFNFKLKYLGKEIVRTKYGKVECLKFRPLVQSGRVFKEQESLSLWVSNDDNRIPIRIKADLAVGAIKADLDGYNGLKHQFKIVMD from the coding sequence ATGAAAAGAACTTTTCTAATAATTTGTTTGGTAGCTTTTTATGGTTTAAGCGCTCAGAACACGCAGTCGGCTTTTGATTCCGGTGAATGGCTAAAATTTAGAATGCATTATGGATTCTTGAATGCTAGTTACGCAACATTACAGGTGAAGAACGCCAAAATAGATTCCATACCGGTGTATCATGTTGTGGGTCATGGCGAAACTACCGGCGTTGCCAGCTGGTTTTTTAAGGTAGACGATACCTACGAAAGCTATTTTGATAAGCACGATGGTAAACCCTACAGATTCATCAGAAAAATTAATGAAGGGGGTTATACTAAAGATGTAGAGATAAATTTTGACCATGAGAAGGACAAAGCTGTTCTAAATGATAAGAAGAACAAGAAAAAGTTTAATTTTGCTTTACAGGACAGCATTCAAGATTTAATTTCTGCTTTCTATTTTCTTAGGAACAATTATTCTCCTAAGGATTTGACCAAAGGGGAAACCATAGATTTAAAAATGCTCTACGATGATGACGGTATTTTCAATTTTAAGCTAAAGTATTTAGGAAAAGAAATTGTCCGCACCAAGTATGGTAAAGTAGAATGTCTTAAGTTTAGACCATTAGTGCAATCCGGGAGAGTCTTTAAGGAACAGGAAAGTTTATCGCTTTGGGTTTCCAATGATGACAATAGGATACCAATTAGGATAAAGGCAGATTTGGCCGTTGGAGCCATAAAAGCCGATTTAGATGGATATAATGGTCTAAAACATCAATTTAAGATAGTAATGGATTAG